A region of the Stutzerimonas stutzeri genome:
TGAAATCGTCTTCACTCGTGGTGCGACGGAAGCTTTGAATCTGCTCGCCTACGGGTTGGAACATCTGATCAAGGCCGGTGACGAGATCGTCATCAGCGCCCTTGAGCATCACGCCAACCTGCTGCCCTGGCAGCAGCTGGCCAAACGGCGCAACGCCAGACTGCAGGTGCTACCCATCGATGCCGCCGGCCGCATCGACCTGGCCGCGGCAGTCGCGTTGATCGGGCCGCGAACCCGGCTGCTGGCGGTGAGTCAGCTGTCCAACGTGCTGGGTAGCTGGCAACCGCTGGATGACCTGCTGCACCTGGCCAAGACCCAAGGTGCACTGACCATCGTCGATGGCGCGCAGGGTGTGGTGCACGGTCGTCACGACATGACTACGCTGGGTTGCGATTTCTACGTGCTGTCCAGCCATAAGCTCTACGGGCCGGATGGTGTCGGCGCACTGTACGGCCGCGGCGAATCGCTGCTGCAGCTGCGCCACTGGCAGTTCGGCGGCGAGATGGTACGCATCGCCGACTACCAAAATGCCGAATTCCATGCCGCGCCCCTGGGCTTCGAGGCGGGCACACCGCCGATCTCCGGCGCGATCGGCCTCGGCGCCACGCTGGACTATCTGGCTGGACTCGATGCTGCCGCGGTCGACCGCCACGAACAGACACTGCACGCTCAGCTGCTCGCCGGGCTTGCCGCGAGGAACGGCGTCCGCCTGCTCGGCTCACCGCAGGTTGCGCTGGCCAGCTTCGTTGTCGAAGGCATACATCATTCCGACCTGGGGCACCTTCTCACCGAGCAGGGCATCGCGGTGCGCAGCGGCACTCACTGCGCCATGCCGCTGATGAAGCACCTCGGTCTGGATGGCGCGACACGCGTCTCGCTCGGACTGTACAACGACAGTGCCGACCTCGAACGCTTCTTCAGCGCCCTGGATCAGGCCCTGGAGTTGCTGCGATGAGCGACTTGCCGCAAGCCGCTTGCGAAGCGCTGGAGGCATTCACTCAGGCATCCGGCTGGGAGCAGCGCGCGCGCCTGCTGATGCTGTGGGGTGAGCGACTGGAACCGTTGGATGAAGATGAACGCAGCGAAACGAATCAGGTATCGGGCTGCGAAAGTCGCGTGTGGCTGGTTGGCGAACGACAAGACGGCTGCTGGCATTTTCGTGCCGCCAGTGATGCCCGACTCATCCGCGGCCTGCTGGCGGTGCTGCTGGCGAGAGTCAATGGCCTGGACGCGGATAAGCTGGCACAGGTGGATATGGCCGACTGGTTCGCCAGCCTGGGGCTGTCACGACAACTGTCACCATCGCGCAGCAACGGCATGAATGCCGTGCTGCAACGAATGCGTGAACTGACCGGCTGATCAGGCCCGCTGCCCGCGGCCGTCATGGTGGGCTGAAGCCCACCCCACGAGCAGCCTACGGCCAGCGCGGACGATCAGCGCTTGCGCAGGATCACGCTTCCGATCGAGTAGCCCGCACCGAAAGAGCTGAGTACACCGAGGGTGCCACTGGGCAAATCGTCCTGGTGCTTGTGGAAGGCGATCACCGAGCCGGCCGAACTGGTATTGGCGTAGGTATCGAGGATCACCGGCGCTTCTTCCTCGGTGGCATCGCGACCCAGCAGGCGACGCACGATCAGGTGGTTCATGTTCAGGTTGGCCTGATGCAGCCAGAAACGCTTCACCGATTCCACAGCGATGTCGTTCTCAGCCAGGTGCTCACCGATCAGCTCCGCCACCATCGGGCAGACTTCCTTGAACACCTTGCGCCCTTCCTGGATGAACAGCTTGTCCGGATCGTTCATGTGCTCTTCGG
Encoded here:
- a CDS encoding aminotransferase class V-fold PLP-dependent enzyme; its protein translation is MALFSPWRADFPALAVLEAQGQTYLDSAATAQKPQALIDALSGYYTCGAANVHRAQHQPAERATRAYEDSRIKVAKWLNAASPNEIVFTRGATEALNLLAYGLEHLIKAGDEIVISALEHHANLLPWQQLAKRRNARLQVLPIDAAGRIDLAAAVALIGPRTRLLAVSQLSNVLGSWQPLDDLLHLAKTQGALTIVDGAQGVVHGRHDMTTLGCDFYVLSSHKLYGPDGVGALYGRGESLLQLRHWQFGGEMVRIADYQNAEFHAAPLGFEAGTPPISGAIGLGATLDYLAGLDAAAVDRHEQTLHAQLLAGLAARNGVRLLGSPQVALASFVVEGIHHSDLGHLLTEQGIAVRSGTHCAMPLMKHLGLDGATRVSLGLYNDSADLERFFSALDQALELLR
- a CDS encoding SufE family protein, with product MSDLPQAACEALEAFTQASGWEQRARLLMLWGERLEPLDEDERSETNQVSGCESRVWLVGERQDGCWHFRAASDARLIRGLLAVLLARVNGLDADKLAQVDMADWFASLGLSRQLSPSRSNGMNAVLQRMRELTG